A single genomic interval of Aedes aegypti strain LVP_AGWG chromosome 1, AaegL5.0 Primary Assembly, whole genome shotgun sequence harbors:
- the LOC5564714 gene encoding pre-mRNA-splicing factor Slu7 — protein sequence MAGGASRVPISMLLQDKSSLPEDDEEPKKQSREDWRKAKELEEARKAGTAPAAVDEEGKDINPHIPQYISSAPWYYNTAGPTLKHQRPQDDRKKEVSGIDEWYRRGVDTTKVVTKFRKGACENCGAVTHKKRDCMERPRKVGAKFNGAKIAHDEFVQPKITSDYDGKRDRWAGYDPANHREIVEEYQKIEQAKRELRAQKLKENPDGGTDEEADEDDEDKYVDEVDMPGTKVDSKQRITVRNLRIREDTAKYLRNLDPNSAYYDPKTRSMRDNPNPNLNPEETDFAGENFVRYSGDIQKHAQAQLFAWEAHGKGVDVHVLAEPTKLELLQKEYEKKKDQFKDDVKNTVLDRYGGEEHLKVPPRALLLAQTEHYVEYNRFGKVVKGEDKPIIRSQYEEDVFTNNHTSVWGSFWKDGVWGYKCCESTIKNSYCVGDNGKTSGLARPPMDSEPIAGPSKIVTSDYQRELPPVVTQKPTKKDSDDKEDEESGSSSSSSSSSESSSDSEEERKKSKKSKKKRKKEKRRQKREEKKRQKQAEKSAKVKDKLQLALMAEEEHQRRAGELLKMDERKRPYNSMFEAKAPTEEQMEAYQMKRRRDEDPMLQFMDK from the exons ATGGCGGGTGGCGCGTCGCGAGTCCCCATCTCGATGCTGCTGCAGGACAAATCCAGCCTGCCGGAGGATGACGAGGAGCCGAAGAAGCAATCACGCGAAGATTGGCGCAAGGCCAAAGAGCTGGAGGAGGCCCGGAAAGCGGGAACTGCTCCGGCCGCCGTGGACGAAGAAGGCAAGGACATCAATCCGCACATCCCGCAGTACATTAGCTCGGCCCCCTGGTACTACAACACGGCCGGACCGACGTTGAAACATCAGCGGCCACAGGATGACCGGAAGAAGGAGGTCTCCGGAATCGACGAGTGGTATAGGCGCGGAGTGGACACCACCAAGGTGGTGACCAAGTTCCGAAAGGGAGCGTGCGAGAATTGCGGCGCCGTGACGCACAAGAAGCGCGATTGTATGGAGCGGCCACGGAAGGTGGGGGCGAAGTTCAATGGAGCGAAGATTGCCCACGATGAGTTCGTGCAGCCGAAGATTACGTCCGATTACGACGGGAAGCGGGATCGGTGGGCCGGGTATGATCCGGCCAATCACCGGGAGATCGTGGAGGAGTACCAGAAGATCGAGCAGGCTAAGAGGGAGCTGAGGGCGCAGAAGCTGAAGGAGAATCCGGATGGGGGCACGGATGAGGAAGCGGATGAGGACGACGAGGACAAGTACGTGGACGAGGTGGACATGCCGGGAACGAAG GTCGACTCGAAGCAGCGGATCACGGTCCGAAACCTCCGAATCCGTGAGGACACGGCCAAATATCTGCGCAACTTGGACCCGAACTCGGCGTACTACGATCCGAAGACGCGTTCCATGCGTGACAACCCGAACCCGAATTTGAACCCGGAGGAGACGGACTTTGCCGGGGAGAACTTCGTCCGCTACTCGGGCGATATCCAGAAGCATGCCCAGGCGCAGCTGTTCGCTTGGGAGGCCCACGGAAAGGGTGTGGACGTGCACGTCCTGGCGGAACCGACCAAGCTGGAACTGCTGCAGAAGGAGTACGAGAAGAAGAAGGATCAGTTCAAGGACGACGTGAAGAACACGGTGCTGGATAGATACGGCGGAGAGGAACACTTGAAGGTTCCTCCGAGGGCACTGCTGCTGGCACAGACGGAACACTATGTTGAGTATAACCGATTCGGGAAAGTGGTTAAGGGAGAGGACAAACCAATAATCAGATCCCAGTACGAAGAGGACGTGTTCACGAACAATCACACGAGCGTTTGGGGCTCATTCTGGAAGGACGGAGTCTGGGGCTACAAGTGTTGCGAATCTACGATCAAGAACTCGTACTGCGTCGGAGACAATGGCAAGACGTCCGGATTGGCCAGACCGCCAATGGATTCCGAACCGATTGCAGGTCCTTCCAAGATCGTAACTTCGGATTATCAGAGAGAGTTACCACCAGTGGTCACTCAGAAGCCGACGAAGAAGGATAGTGACGACAAGGAGGATGAGGAATCTGGAAGCagtagtagcagcagcagcagcagtgagTCCTCCTCGGACTCCGAGGAAGAGCGCAAAAAGTCCAAGAAGTCGAAGAAGAAGCGCAAGAAGGAGAAACGTCGCCAGAAGCGAGAAGAGAAGAAGCGCCAGAAGCAAGCGGAGAAGTCCGCCAAGGTCAAGGACAAGCTGCAGCTGGCGTTGATGGCCGAGGAGGAGCACCAGAGGCGGGCTGGGGAGTTGCTCAAGATGGACGAACGCAAACGACCGTACAATAGTATGTTCGAAGCGAAGGCCCCGACCGAGGAGCAGATGGAAGCGTACCAGATGAAGCGACGGCGGGACGAGGATCCGATGCTGCAGTTTATGGATAAGTAG
- the LOC23687526 gene encoding protein scarlet gives MSVACISLAASMVKGTATSGKRRSGGSLNSTVESFECQPVTVALPPPVSCLSGAPAHHPVLGSRCYQSTLRSYNKWSPTEQGATLVWRDLCVYATGKQVGGSGDGGPIKRIINNVSGAVTPGTLIALMGSSGAGKSTLMSALAYRMQPGTIVQGDVLVNGQPIGPYMYRLSGFVHQDDLFVGSLTVTEHMYFMAKLKLDRTVSKSTINRLIEELLERTGLSKCANTRIGEVGEGKMLSGGEKKRLAFATELLTKPTILFCDEPTTGLDSFSAQNLVSTLQLLAKRGTAIICTIHQPSSQLFSMFDQVMLMADGRVAFAGKPNDALIFFEQHGYSCPSNYNPAEFLIGVLATAPGYEKASQRSAQRLCDLFAVSEAAGQRDVLINLEMHMAETGDFKITEKSHLSRKSNWFSTTFWLTYRAFLTVVRDPTVQYLRLLQKIAIALMAGLCFSGAISLDQLGVQAIQGILFIFVSENTFSPMYSVLSVFPDTFPLFMRETKSGLYRTSQYYVANALAMLPGLMIEPLVFVIVAYWLAALRPTFGAFMVTVIASTLVMNVSTACGCFFSAAFNSLPLAMAYLVPFDYILMITSGVFIQLSSMPKAISWTPYISWMMYANEAMSIAQWEGVSNITCFVEDPNLPCMRTGEEVLAHYSFDESHLWRNIWAMVVIYFGFHILGCVFLWRKTKHG, from the exons ATGTCCGTGGCCTGCATTAGTCTGGCCGCCAGTATGGTGAAAGGTACCGCCACCAGTGGCAAGAGAAGATCCGGCGGATCCCTGAACAGTACCGTCGAGAGTTTCGAGTGTCAACCGGTTACGGTCGCGTTGCCGCCACCGGTTTCCTGTCTATCGGGTGCTCCGGCTCATCATCCGGTGCTCGGTTCCCGGTGCTACCAATCGACGCTGCGGAGTTATAACAAATGGTCACCGACGGAGCAAGGTGCGACGTTGGTTTGGCGCGATTTGTGCGTCTACGCGACCGGAAAGCAAGTCGGCGGATCAGGGGATGGTGGACCGATCAAGCGGATTATCAATAATGTGAGCGGAGCGGTCACTCCGGGCACGTTGATTGCCCTGATGGGGTCAAGTGGAGCTGGCAAAAGTACGCTCATGTCGGCGCTTGCCTACCGAATGCAGC CCGGGACCATCGTTCAGGGAGATGTTCTAGTGAATGGACAACCGATCGGGCCGTACATGTACCGCTTGAGTGGATTCGTCCATCAGGATGACCTCTTCGTAGGCTCCCTAACCGTTACGGAGCACATGTACTTCATGGCGAAGCTCAAACTCGATCGTACCGTGAGCAAAAGCACAATCAACCGGTTGATAGAAGAGCTTCTCGAGCGGACCGGTTTGTCCAAGTGTGCCAACACCCGAATCGGCGAAGTCGGAGAAGGGAAAATGCTGTCCGGAGGGGAGAAGAAGCGTCTAGCATTCGCCACCGAACTCCTCACCAAGCCAACGATCCTGTTCTGCGACGAACCGACCACCGGGTTGGACTCGTTTAGTGCTCAAAACCTTGTTTCTACGCTACAACTGCTAGCCAAGCGAGGCACTGCCATCATCTGCACCATCCATCAACCGTCCAGCCAGCTGTTCTCCATGTTCGATCAGGTCATGCTGATGGCCGATGGGCGCGTGGCTTTTGCCGGCAAGCCCAACGACGCGCTGATCTTCTTCGAACAGCACGGTTATAGCTGCCCATCGAACTACAACCCGGCGGAGTTCTTGATCGGAGTGCTGGCCACCGCCCCGGGCTACGAGAAGGCTTCGCAACGCTCCGCCCAGCGACTGTGCGATCTGTTCGCGGTAAGCGAAGCTGCCGGCCAACGGGACGTCCTGATCAACCTGGAGATGCACATGGCCGAAACGGGCGACTTCAAGATCACGGAAAAGTCGCATCTCTCGCGGAAGTCCAACTGGTTCAGTACGACGTTCTGGTTGACTTATCGGGCCTTCCTAACCGTCGTCCGCGACCCGACCGTCCAATATCTGCGACTTCTGCAGAAGATC GCCATCGCCCTCATGGCGGGACTGTGCTTCTCCGGTGCCATCTCCCTCGATCAGCTCGGCGTCCAAGCCATCCAGGGCATCCTGTTCATCTTCGTCTCGGAGAACACCTTCTCGCCGATGTATTCCGTCCTGTCCGTGTTTCCGGACACATTCCCGCTATTCATGCGGGAAACCAAGTCCGGGCTGTACCGCACGTCCCAGTACTACGTGGCCAACGCCCTGGCCATGCTTCCGGGACTGATGATCGAACCACTAGTATTCGTGATCGTCGCGTACTGGCTGGCTGCGCTTCGTCCGACCTTCGGGGCCTTCATGGTCACCGTGATCGCTTCCACGCTGGTCATGAACGTGTCCACCGCTTGCGGATGCTTTTTCTCAGCGGCCTTCAACTCGCTGCCGCTGGCCATGGCCTACCTGGTGCCGTTCGACTACATCCTCATGATCACCTCCGGAGTGTTCATCCAGCTGAGCTCGATGCCGAAGGCGATCTCCTGGACGCCGTACATCTCGTGGATGATGTACGCCAACGAGGCCATGTCCATCGCCCAGTGGGAAGGCGTCAGCAATATCA CGTGCTTCGTGGAGGATCCAAATCTACCGTGCATGAGAACGGGAGAGGAAGTTCTTGCGCACTACAGCTTCGACGAGTCACACCTCTGGAGGAACATTTGGGCCATGGTGGTGATCTACTTCGGGTTCCACATTCTTGGATGCGTGTTTCTGTGGCGTAAGACGAAGCACGGATAA